The Lentzea guizhouensis genome contains a region encoding:
- a CDS encoding MmpS family transport accessory protein: MKTLAVIAALVLVGAGFVFTVNRIGWSEISGKAWAVTYEVTGQGNAPVKISYVENPDRYERDAPQTTSVAGALPWSAEVVINSGQQAEVTATPAGNEALSCRILLDGERVWASATAAPGQAVTCTKVTDE, encoded by the coding sequence GTGAAAACGCTCGCAGTGATCGCGGCCCTCGTCCTCGTCGGCGCCGGGTTCGTGTTCACGGTCAACCGGATCGGCTGGTCGGAGATCAGCGGCAAGGCCTGGGCCGTCACCTACGAGGTGACCGGGCAGGGGAACGCGCCCGTGAAGATCAGCTACGTGGAGAACCCCGACCGGTACGAGCGGGACGCGCCGCAGACCACCTCGGTCGCCGGGGCACTCCCCTGGTCGGCGGAGGTTGTGATCAACTCTGGTCAGCAGGCGGAGGTCACCGCGACTCCGGCCGGCAACGAGGCGTTGTCGTGCCGGATCCTGCTGGACGGCGAACGGGTCTGGGCCAGCGCCACGGCCGCTCCTGGACAAGCGGTGACCTGCACGAAGGTGACTGACGAGTAA
- a CDS encoding aminoglycoside phosphotransferase family protein, whose product MTAAEGEFVVKISPGEQPGLTYERDLMRTEALFCTLASKIAPVPEVEHTDFSRRHVDADVLVTTLLPGTPLAGRSDVDRTSIRRQLAQATRTLHTVEGEAFGYPQLGLHDTWSQAFIGMVDAVRADAERFNVTLPNIPVEQHKTLFDEIRKPVLVHFDLWDGNVLADHALTGLIDGERAFWGDPVAEFVSPALFTDIDDEFLTAYGTELTDADRVRLAAYQAYLYAIMLTEQVPRNNTDERLTRLITQALVAAVGVLG is encoded by the coding sequence GTGACCGCGGCCGAGGGCGAGTTCGTGGTGAAGATCAGTCCTGGCGAGCAGCCGGGGCTGACGTACGAGCGAGACTTGATGCGAACCGAGGCGTTGTTCTGCACGCTCGCCTCGAAGATCGCACCTGTGCCGGAGGTCGAGCACACCGACTTCTCCCGCCGGCACGTCGACGCGGACGTCCTCGTGACGACGCTCCTGCCGGGCACTCCCCTGGCCGGACGGTCCGATGTGGACCGCACCTCCATCAGGCGGCAGCTAGCCCAGGCCACGAGAACCCTCCACACCGTCGAGGGAGAAGCGTTCGGCTACCCGCAGCTCGGCTTGCACGACACCTGGTCGCAGGCGTTCATCGGGATGGTCGACGCCGTCAGAGCAGACGCGGAGCGCTTCAACGTCACGCTTCCGAACATCCCCGTCGAGCAGCACAAGACGTTGTTCGACGAGATCAGGAAACCAGTCCTGGTCCACTTCGACCTCTGGGACGGCAACGTCCTCGCCGACCACGCTCTCACCGGCCTCATCGACGGCGAGCGCGCGTTCTGGGGCGATCCGGTGGCGGAGTTCGTGTCGCCGGCGCTGTTCACCGACATCGACGACGAGTTCCTGACCGCCTACGGCACGGAGCTCACCGACGCCGACCGGGTGCGGCTGGCCGCCTACCAGGCGTACCTGTACGCGATCATGCTCACCGAGCAGGTGCCGCGGAACAACACGGACGAACGCCTGACCCGCCTGATCACCCAGGCCCTGGTCGCGGCGGTCGGGGTGCTGGGCTAG
- a CDS encoding BTAD domain-containing putative transcriptional regulator: protein MRVALLGPTRVEDDDGTPVDIGGARVRMLLARLALDPGRPVATGTLIDDLWGEQPPADATNALQSLVSRLRKVCPDVTLEPGGYRLEIERDDVDVFRFERLRAAGRTQEALDLWRGEALADVREAPFATTAAVKLDEARLDAEEDNGDLDIAKLTALHERHPLRERLAGLLITALCAHQRQSEALQVYENVRRRLADELGVDPSAELQDVHLAALKGELAPKLVADRLPVRLTSFVGRDEELGRVAQQLERARLVTLVGPGGAGKTRLATEAAARHRLHAKGRVWFLPLAGVRAADDLIGAVLSAFELSFATGDPMRRGPDGMSRVAEVLASGESLLVLDNCEHLVDAAAEFTGRLLRMVPNVRVLATSREPLAIEGESLCPVGPLAVPNGQADISDCGAVRLFLDRATAVKPGFRLDESTADAVKLICRRLDGMPLALELAAARLRSMTVHQITQRLDDRFRLLTSGSRTALPRQRTLRAVVEWSWDLLTADERELARRLSVFPSGADLAAIERICRHDLYVLTSLVEKSIVDVLDLAPEPRYRMLETIRVYAAEQLTASGETAEVLVRFRDHYRDLTERWEPLTRTGRQLEVIAGYETEHDNIVAALRGAIDDDDADTAAGLLTGIFWYWMVKGDNNRATTAVHDVLAFGDRLPADVAAALSAMRLMMQSMPGMPDPEETAAAIDECVRADSIKRFPALAIALPMLAFIIKDKDLAHREVLRAARSDDPWARAGAEWARSFILVDDGDLAGAAVARDRAHELFTATGDRWGTAMSLGMKAAFVSQTGDNLGAIALYHQGLKLAHELRSGEDAVQQHWRLAVEYARFGDIAAAQQQLDEAERYVGDVGNDQMSAMIWYAKAEIKLRAGAVAEARALAESFHDMGTSALLGTFGAEWSALLEARIALEENRFTDAERCLAPAVETTSARSDMPDLAAVVELLAQVRHGQGADAAALRLLSLVKLVRGGLDLGDPGVRGLIAEIGEPEAATVPKDEAVREMRREAGVPD, encoded by the coding sequence GTGCGCGTGGCATTGCTGGGACCGACCAGGGTCGAGGACGACGACGGCACACCGGTGGACATCGGTGGGGCCCGCGTCAGGATGCTCCTGGCCCGGCTGGCGCTCGACCCCGGCCGGCCCGTCGCGACCGGCACGTTGATCGACGACCTGTGGGGTGAGCAGCCGCCCGCGGACGCGACGAACGCGCTGCAGTCGCTGGTGTCGCGGCTGCGGAAGGTGTGCCCGGACGTCACGCTGGAGCCGGGCGGGTACCGGCTCGAGATCGAACGGGACGACGTCGACGTGTTCCGGTTCGAACGGCTGCGCGCGGCCGGGCGCACGCAGGAGGCGCTCGACCTGTGGCGTGGGGAGGCGTTGGCGGACGTCCGCGAGGCGCCGTTCGCGACCACGGCGGCGGTCAAGCTGGACGAGGCACGCCTCGACGCCGAAGAGGACAACGGTGACCTCGACATCGCCAAGCTGACCGCGCTGCACGAACGGCACCCGCTCCGGGAACGGCTCGCCGGGCTGCTGATCACGGCGTTGTGCGCGCACCAACGGCAGTCGGAGGCGCTGCAGGTGTACGAGAACGTGCGCCGCAGGCTCGCCGACGAGCTGGGTGTGGACCCGTCCGCAGAACTGCAGGACGTGCACCTCGCCGCGCTCAAGGGTGAGCTCGCGCCCAAGCTGGTCGCCGACCGGCTGCCGGTGCGGCTGACCAGCTTCGTCGGGCGTGACGAGGAGCTGGGACGGGTCGCGCAGCAGCTCGAGCGGGCCAGGCTCGTCACGCTGGTCGGGCCGGGTGGTGCGGGCAAGACGCGGCTCGCGACCGAGGCGGCGGCGCGGCACCGGCTGCACGCCAAGGGGCGGGTGTGGTTCCTGCCGCTGGCCGGTGTGCGGGCGGCCGACGACCTGATCGGTGCGGTGCTCAGCGCGTTCGAGCTGAGCTTCGCCACCGGTGACCCGATGCGCAGGGGTCCCGACGGCATGAGCCGCGTCGCCGAGGTGCTGGCGTCCGGGGAGTCGTTGCTGGTGCTGGACAACTGCGAGCACCTGGTCGACGCCGCCGCGGAGTTCACCGGCCGGTTGCTGCGGATGGTGCCGAACGTCCGGGTGCTCGCCACGAGCCGGGAGCCGCTCGCGATCGAGGGCGAGTCGCTGTGCCCGGTGGGGCCGCTGGCCGTGCCGAACGGGCAGGCCGACATCTCGGACTGCGGAGCGGTGCGGCTGTTCCTGGACCGGGCGACAGCCGTGAAGCCCGGATTCCGGCTCGACGAGTCCACGGCGGACGCCGTGAAGCTGATCTGCCGCCGCCTCGACGGCATGCCGCTCGCGCTGGAGCTGGCCGCCGCCCGGCTGCGGTCGATGACGGTCCACCAGATCACCCAGCGCCTGGACGACCGCTTCCGGCTGCTGACCTCCGGCAGCCGCACCGCGCTCCCCCGCCAGCGCACGTTGCGCGCCGTCGTCGAGTGGAGCTGGGACCTGCTCACCGCCGACGAACGCGAGCTGGCCAGGCGGCTGTCGGTGTTCCCGTCCGGTGCCGACCTCGCGGCGATCGAGCGGATCTGCCGGCACGACCTGTACGTGCTCACCTCACTGGTCGAGAAGTCCATCGTGGACGTGCTCGACCTGGCCCCGGAGCCGCGCTACCGGATGCTGGAGACGATCCGGGTCTACGCCGCCGAACAGCTCACCGCCTCCGGGGAGACCGCCGAGGTCCTCGTCCGGTTCCGCGACCACTACCGCGACCTCACCGAGCGCTGGGAGCCGCTCACCCGCACCGGCCGCCAGCTGGAGGTGATCGCCGGGTACGAGACCGAGCACGACAACATCGTGGCGGCGTTGCGCGGAGCGATCGACGACGATGACGCGGACACGGCGGCCGGGTTGCTCACCGGCATCTTCTGGTACTGGATGGTCAAGGGCGACAACAACCGCGCGACCACGGCGGTGCACGACGTGCTCGCGTTCGGCGACCGGTTGCCGGCGGACGTGGCGGCGGCGCTGAGCGCGATGCGGTTGATGATGCAGTCGATGCCGGGCATGCCGGACCCGGAGGAGACCGCGGCGGCCATCGACGAGTGCGTGCGGGCCGACTCGATCAAGCGGTTCCCGGCGCTCGCAATCGCGCTGCCGATGCTCGCGTTCATCATCAAGGACAAGGACCTGGCGCACCGGGAGGTGCTGCGGGCGGCGCGGAGCGACGACCCGTGGGCACGGGCGGGCGCGGAGTGGGCCCGCAGCTTCATCCTGGTCGACGACGGCGACCTGGCCGGTGCCGCGGTGGCCCGTGACCGCGCCCACGAGCTGTTCACGGCGACCGGCGACCGGTGGGGCACGGCGATGTCGCTCGGCATGAAGGCCGCGTTCGTCTCGCAGACCGGTGACAACCTCGGTGCGATCGCGCTGTACCACCAGGGGTTGAAGCTGGCGCACGAGCTGCGGTCCGGGGAGGACGCCGTGCAGCAGCACTGGCGGCTCGCGGTCGAGTACGCGCGTTTCGGGGACATCGCCGCGGCACAGCAGCAGCTGGACGAGGCCGAGCGGTACGTGGGGGACGTCGGCAACGACCAGATGTCGGCGATGATCTGGTACGCCAAGGCGGAGATCAAGCTGCGGGCCGGTGCGGTGGCCGAGGCCCGCGCGCTGGCCGAGAGCTTCCACGACATGGGCACCTCCGCGCTGCTCGGCACGTTCGGCGCCGAGTGGTCGGCACTGCTGGAGGCGCGCATCGCGCTGGAGGAGAACCGGTTCACCGACGCCGAGCGGTGCCTCGCGCCGGCGGTGGAGACCACGTCCGCGCGCAGCGACATGCCCGACCTGGCCGCGGTGGTCGAGCTGCTCGCCCAGGTCCGGCACGGCCAGGGTGCCGACGCCGCCGCGCTCCGGTTGCTGTCGCTGGTGAAGCTCGTGCGAGGCGGGCTCGACCTGGGCGACCCCGGCGTCCGCGGCCTGATCGCCGAGATCGGTGAACCGGAGGCCGCGACCGTGCCGAAGGACGAGGCCGTGCGGGAGATGCGCCGGGAGGCGGGCGTCCCCGACTGA
- a CDS encoding ABC transporter permease: MSTIALDKGVRHGFSLAWRGILKIRKNPEQLMDVTLAPIVFLLMFTYLFGGALAGSTDAYLQMLVPGIMVMNLLQGSMTAGVQLNTDASKGVFDRFRAMPIARSAPLVGAVLADVVRYVVCILVLLVVATIMGYRVQTGPVELLVAVVLGIAFALCFCWASVFVGMLLKTPQAVQGMMFVLIMPLTFGSNVFVGTSTMPGWLKAWADISPVTLMSDTLRGLMNGGAYAGPLFGSLIWMVGAVAVFFPLAMWAYRRRV, translated from the coding sequence GTGAGCACGATCGCGTTGGACAAAGGCGTGCGCCACGGGTTTTCGCTGGCGTGGCGCGGAATCCTGAAGATCCGCAAGAATCCCGAGCAGCTGATGGACGTGACGCTCGCGCCGATCGTCTTCCTGCTGATGTTCACCTACCTGTTCGGTGGGGCGCTGGCGGGGAGCACGGACGCGTACCTGCAGATGCTCGTTCCGGGCATCATGGTGATGAACCTGTTGCAGGGCAGCATGACCGCGGGTGTGCAGCTGAACACGGACGCCTCCAAGGGCGTGTTCGACCGGTTCCGGGCCATGCCGATCGCGCGGTCCGCTCCGCTGGTCGGCGCGGTGCTGGCCGACGTCGTCCGGTACGTCGTGTGCATCCTGGTGCTGCTGGTCGTCGCGACGATCATGGGCTACCGGGTGCAGACCGGTCCGGTGGAGCTGCTGGTGGCGGTGGTGCTGGGGATCGCGTTCGCGCTGTGCTTCTGCTGGGCGTCGGTGTTCGTCGGCATGCTGCTCAAGACGCCGCAGGCCGTGCAGGGCATGATGTTCGTGCTGATCATGCCGTTGACGTTCGGCAGCAACGTGTTCGTGGGCACCTCGACGATGCCGGGCTGGCTCAAGGCGTGGGCCGACATCAGCCCGGTGACGCTGATGTCCGACACGTTGCGCGGCCTGATGAACGGCGGCGCGTACGCGGGACCGCTGTTCGGTTCGCTGATCTGGATGGTCGGTGCGGTGGCGGTGTTCTTCCCGCTCGCCATGTGGGCCTACCGCAGGCGGGTCTGA
- a CDS encoding ATP-binding cassette domain-containing protein translates to MSLAIRAEGLVKHYGETKALDGVDLEVPEGKVVGVLGPNGAGKTTAVRVLATLLRPDAGHATVGGHDLLKDPVAVRRLIGLTGQYASVDEDLSGTENLVLLARLMDYSRAGARARAAELLEQFELTDAAGRSAKTYSGGMRRRLDLAASLVGNPAVLYLDEPTTGLDPHARNEVWAVVRRLVAQGTTVLLTTQYLEEADQLADTITVFDHGKVVAEGRPDELKRRVGSQTLQVRPTSAHDLDAAQRILGDLTGVRPSRDDDTGLLTAPVNDPVLLSTLVRKLDEAGITADELALRLPSLDEVFLALTGKKTDDTAEPERSLV, encoded by the coding sequence ATGTCGTTGGCGATCAGGGCAGAGGGCCTGGTCAAGCACTACGGGGAGACCAAGGCCCTCGACGGGGTGGACCTGGAAGTGCCGGAGGGGAAGGTCGTGGGGGTGCTCGGGCCGAACGGCGCGGGCAAGACCACGGCGGTGCGGGTGCTGGCCACGTTGCTGCGCCCGGACGCGGGACACGCCACGGTCGGCGGGCACGACCTGCTGAAGGACCCGGTGGCGGTGCGCAGGCTGATCGGGCTGACCGGGCAGTACGCGTCGGTGGACGAGGACCTCTCCGGCACGGAGAACCTGGTCCTGCTGGCCAGGCTGATGGACTACTCCCGGGCCGGGGCGCGGGCACGGGCGGCCGAGCTGCTGGAGCAGTTCGAGCTGACCGATGCGGCCGGCCGGTCCGCGAAGACGTACTCAGGCGGCATGCGGCGCAGGCTCGACCTCGCGGCCAGCCTCGTCGGCAACCCGGCCGTGCTGTACCTCGACGAGCCGACCACCGGCCTCGACCCGCACGCGCGCAACGAGGTGTGGGCGGTCGTGCGCAGGCTCGTCGCGCAGGGCACGACGGTGCTGCTGACCACGCAGTACCTGGAGGAGGCCGACCAGCTCGCGGACACGATCACGGTGTTCGACCACGGCAAGGTGGTCGCGGAGGGACGGCCGGACGAGCTGAAGCGCCGCGTCGGCAGCCAGACGCTGCAGGTGCGGCCGACCTCGGCGCACGACCTCGACGCGGCGCAACGGATCCTGGGCGACCTGACCGGGGTGCGGCCGTCGCGCGACGACGACACCGGGCTGCTCACCGCGCCGGTGAACGACCCGGTGCTGCTGTCCACGCTGGTCCGCAAGCTCGACGAGGCCGGCATCACCGCGGACGAGCTGGCGCTGCGGCTGCCGTCGCTCGACGAGGTGTTCCTGGCGCTGACCGGCAAGAAGACCGATGACACCGCCGAGCCGGAGAGGAGCCTGGTGTGA
- a CDS encoding lanthionine synthetase LanC family protein encodes MSETYRRTAESAWRWVLGQVAHDDGTVSIPASPGVELEAEYGDGMRSGIGGLALALAEVRATRRWSARERELAAAITEQVGAGIATATDYSFFNGLVSTIGTLTALGEPAPQAAVARMLALVTPDGWPQTFTEAPRFLDNARVHDVVLGTAGILLGAVWARRHGAAADELAEVAAAVLLAEREQLPTGLNWRMVPSRFSGVDRQMPNFSHGLSGVATALAVAGAEFGRPEWVAAAHDGARHLVTLADLAGGGFRAPLRIPRLEDDYEEHSYGWCHGPAGTSLLWRALEYAGVSEVDGMTTVELHRRCMHTIRTCGLPDRVRPGFWDNDGRCCGTAGVGSVLLDAGVDEDFVRHLADVLVERAVPDGDGVCWRFVEHREEDPLLPPGVGWMQGAAGIAAFLFQASRGGASVPRMDNWWVVDQR; translated from the coding sequence GTGAGCGAGACCTACCGGCGCACCGCGGAGTCCGCCTGGCGGTGGGTGCTCGGCCAGGTCGCGCACGACGACGGCACCGTGTCGATTCCGGCCTCGCCCGGGGTCGAGCTGGAGGCCGAGTACGGCGACGGCATGCGCTCGGGCATCGGGGGACTGGCCCTCGCACTCGCGGAGGTCCGTGCCACCCGGCGGTGGTCCGCGCGGGAGCGGGAGCTGGCGGCCGCGATCACCGAGCAGGTCGGGGCGGGCATCGCGACGGCCACCGACTACAGCTTCTTCAACGGCCTGGTCAGCACGATCGGCACGCTGACCGCGCTCGGCGAGCCGGCTCCGCAGGCCGCCGTGGCGAGGATGCTCGCGCTCGTCACGCCGGACGGGTGGCCGCAGACGTTCACAGAGGCACCGCGCTTCCTCGACAACGCGCGCGTGCACGACGTCGTGCTGGGCACAGCCGGGATCCTGCTCGGCGCCGTCTGGGCACGTCGGCACGGAGCCGCAGCCGACGAGCTCGCCGAGGTGGCCGCCGCGGTGCTGCTGGCCGAACGCGAGCAGCTCCCGACCGGGCTGAACTGGCGGATGGTGCCGAGCCGTTTCTCCGGAGTCGACCGGCAGATGCCGAACTTCTCGCACGGTCTCTCCGGTGTCGCGACGGCACTGGCGGTGGCCGGTGCCGAGTTCGGCCGGCCGGAGTGGGTGGCGGCCGCGCACGACGGCGCGCGCCACCTCGTGACGCTCGCGGACCTGGCCGGCGGCGGGTTCCGGGCGCCGTTGCGCATCCCGCGGCTGGAGGACGACTACGAGGAGCACAGCTACGGCTGGTGCCACGGTCCGGCGGGAACCTCGTTGCTGTGGCGCGCCTTGGAGTACGCCGGTGTGTCCGAAGTGGACGGCATGACGACCGTCGAGCTGCACCGGCGGTGCATGCACACGATCCGCACCTGCGGCCTGCCGGACCGGGTGCGACCGGGGTTCTGGGACAACGACGGACGTTGCTGCGGCACCGCGGGCGTCGGTTCGGTGCTGCTCGACGCGGGCGTGGACGAGGACTTCGTCCGGCACCTCGCCGACGTCCTGGTCGAACGGGCGGTCCCCGACGGCGACGGCGTCTGCTGGCGGTTCGTCGAGCACCGCGAGGAGGACCCGCTGCTGCCGCCGGGTGTCGGGTGGATGCAGGGCGCGGCCGGCATCGCGGCGTTCCTGTTCCAGGCGAGCCGTGGCGGTGCCTCGGTGCCCCGGATGGACAACTGGTGGGTCGTTGACCAGCGCTGA
- a CDS encoding putative protein N(5)-glutamine methyltransferase — MNVVEVLRAAGCVFAEDEARLLLDAAAGPAKLDEMVRRRVAGEPLEVIVGWAEFCGHKVLVDPGVFVPRQRSAFVVRTAVESAPADAVVLDLCCGAGALGLAIAAELGGVELHAADVEPAAVACARRNLADLGQVYEGDLYEPLPAALRGRVDVLVVNAPYVPTDEIALMPPEAREHEPLVALDGGSDGVDVHRRVAAGAPQWLAPGGHLLIETSEHQAPLTAAAMAGHGLVPRVTTSDEHYCTVVIGTKPAGPPGM; from the coding sequence ATGAACGTGGTCGAGGTGCTCAGGGCGGCAGGGTGCGTCTTCGCGGAGGACGAGGCGCGCCTGCTGCTCGACGCCGCGGCCGGCCCCGCGAAGCTGGACGAGATGGTGCGCCGCCGGGTCGCCGGCGAGCCCCTCGAGGTGATCGTCGGGTGGGCCGAGTTCTGCGGGCACAAGGTGCTCGTCGACCCCGGTGTGTTCGTGCCGCGGCAACGGTCGGCGTTCGTCGTGCGCACCGCCGTCGAGTCAGCGCCGGCCGACGCGGTCGTGCTCGACCTGTGCTGCGGGGCGGGAGCGCTGGGCCTTGCGATCGCGGCGGAGCTCGGCGGGGTGGAGCTGCACGCGGCCGACGTCGAACCCGCCGCGGTGGCCTGTGCCCGGCGCAACCTGGCCGACCTGGGGCAGGTCTACGAGGGCGACCTGTACGAGCCGTTGCCCGCTGCGTTGCGCGGGCGGGTGGACGTCCTCGTGGTGAACGCGCCGTACGTGCCGACCGACGAGATCGCGCTGATGCCGCCCGAGGCCCGCGAGCACGAACCGCTGGTGGCGCTGGACGGTGGTTCCGACGGGGTGGACGTGCACCGCAGGGTCGCGGCCGGTGCGCCGCAGTGGCTGGCACCCGGCGGGCACCTGCTGATCGAGACGAGCGAGCACCAGGCACCGCTGACCGCCGCCGCGATGGCCGGGCACGGGCTGGTGCCGCGGGTGACGACGTCGGACGAGCACTACTGCACCGTTGTCATCGGAACCAAACCCGCGGGACCGCCCGGAATGTGA
- a CDS encoding DoxX family membrane protein: MIWFATGPKLVLVLRLLLAAVFIMYGTIKLLGGQYYYGDWTIDKATTDGTSLVWAFYGYSPFYGRATGLFELIPAVMLLFRRTTTLGALGLFAVALNITLMDFAFDYPEVKYFALAYTLIAAALVLSDRRKLTFLLADTERRRDPVSGRRASRGPGPSSGDRGR; the protein is encoded by the coding sequence ATGATCTGGTTCGCCACAGGCCCGAAACTCGTGCTGGTCCTGCGGCTGCTGCTCGCGGCCGTCTTCATCATGTACGGGACCATCAAGCTGCTGGGCGGTCAGTACTACTACGGTGACTGGACGATCGACAAGGCGACCACGGACGGCACAAGTCTCGTGTGGGCGTTCTACGGCTACTCGCCGTTCTACGGCCGCGCCACCGGTCTGTTCGAGCTGATCCCGGCCGTCATGTTGTTGTTCCGCCGCACGACGACGTTGGGTGCCCTCGGCCTGTTCGCCGTCGCGCTCAACATCACGCTGATGGACTTCGCGTTCGACTACCCCGAGGTGAAGTACTTCGCGTTGGCCTACACGCTGATCGCGGCGGCGCTGGTGTTGTCGGACCGGCGGAAGCTCACGTTCCTGCTGGCCGACACCGAACGCCGCCGCGACCCCGTCAGTGGGCGGCGAGCCAGCCGCGGACCAGGCCCCAGCTCGGGTGACCGGGGTCGATGA
- a CDS encoding response regulator transcription factor: MIRVLVVDDQQLVRAGLRALCSAQDDVEVVAMAANGAEAVRMATDHVPDVVLMDLHMPGVDGIEATRRILAQRPMPIVALTTFDDDEYLYPALRAGVSGYLLKDTSPERLLDGIRRAAEGESPFDPGVLSRIVRTAGAAKAPATTRDFGLSAREREVFDLLARGLSNAEIAARLHLGVTTVKTHVAGLMAKTGESNRVRLALLAHPPAG; the protein is encoded by the coding sequence GTGATCAGGGTCCTGGTCGTGGACGACCAGCAGCTCGTCCGGGCGGGCCTGCGGGCGTTGTGCTCGGCGCAGGACGACGTGGAGGTGGTCGCGATGGCCGCCAACGGTGCTGAAGCCGTGCGGATGGCAACCGACCACGTGCCGGACGTCGTGCTGATGGACCTGCACATGCCCGGTGTCGACGGCATCGAGGCAACGCGTCGCATACTCGCGCAACGGCCGATGCCGATCGTCGCGTTGACGACGTTCGACGACGACGAGTACCTCTATCCGGCGCTCCGGGCGGGCGTGAGCGGCTACCTGCTCAAGGACACCTCACCGGAACGCCTGCTCGACGGCATCCGCCGTGCTGCCGAGGGCGAGTCACCGTTCGATCCGGGTGTGCTGAGCAGGATCGTGCGCACGGCGGGAGCCGCGAAGGCACCGGCGACGACCCGCGACTTCGGTCTCAGCGCCCGCGAGCGGGAGGTCTTCGACCTGCTCGCCCGAGGCCTGAGCAACGCCGAGATCGCCGCCCGGCTGCACCTGGGCGTGACGACGGTGAAGACGCACGTCGCCGGGCTGATGGCGAAGACGGGGGAGAGCAACCGCGTCCGGCTGGCACTGCTGGCGCATCCTCCCGCGGGATGA
- a CDS encoding sensor histidine kinase, protein MRWPPDPVVRGVVAAVPVLAAVVLNAGITLVDVVVLTGCAALVVLGSRWPLTASVGQSAVMCLSLYLGTVSAAFTQFAAGFALGEVAYRYRRPHVLVVAWLGNAAATAVFLSTGPLEPVPTAIRLLLATGMPVAVGLHLRTRARHREQAVELARAEERLAVARELHDLVAHHMSSIMLRVGVARHLRDDPGVLDEVHATSAAALKDLRRLLVVLRDPTVTPVAAQEFEPALHEMKRRCEDAGVPVELHVHVGHLDAVARHAVLRVVQESLTNAVKHGCGPVRVEIGQADEVTVVVRNPADRVPRRPGFGLTGLRERVELLGGRLTAGQRRGEWVVSARLPVEGEK, encoded by the coding sequence GTGAGGTGGCCGCCTGACCCGGTCGTGCGCGGTGTCGTCGCGGCGGTGCCGGTGCTGGCGGCGGTCGTGCTGAACGCCGGCATCACGCTCGTGGACGTCGTGGTGCTCACCGGTTGTGCGGCTCTCGTCGTGCTGGGCAGCCGGTGGCCGTTGACGGCGAGCGTCGGCCAGAGCGCGGTCATGTGCCTGTCGCTGTACCTCGGCACGGTCAGCGCGGCGTTCACCCAGTTCGCGGCGGGCTTCGCGCTGGGTGAGGTCGCCTACCGGTACCGGAGGCCGCACGTCCTGGTCGTCGCCTGGCTCGGCAACGCGGCGGCGACCGCGGTGTTCCTCTCGACCGGCCCGCTGGAACCGGTGCCCACGGCGATCAGGCTGCTGCTGGCCACCGGCATGCCCGTCGCGGTCGGCCTCCACCTGCGCACCAGGGCCCGGCACCGGGAACAGGCCGTCGAGCTGGCCCGCGCGGAGGAACGCCTCGCCGTCGCCCGCGAGCTGCACGACCTGGTGGCGCACCACATGTCGTCGATCATGCTGAGGGTCGGCGTGGCCCGGCACCTGCGCGACGATCCGGGCGTCCTCGACGAGGTCCACGCCACCAGCGCCGCGGCGCTGAAGGACCTGCGCCGGTTGCTCGTCGTCTTGCGCGACCCGACGGTCACACCCGTTGCGGCGCAGGAGTTCGAGCCCGCGTTGCACGAGATGAAGCGGCGCTGCGAGGACGCCGGAGTCCCGGTCGAGCTGCACGTGCACGTCGGCCACCTGGACGCGGTGGCGCGGCACGCCGTCCTGCGGGTGGTGCAGGAGTCGCTGACCAACGCGGTGAAGCACGGGTGCGGCCCGGTGCGGGTCGAGATCGGGCAGGCCGACGAGGTCACCGTCGTGGTGCGCAACCCGGCCGACCGGGTACCCCGGCGACCGGGGTTCGGGCTGACCGGTCTGCGCGAACGCGTCGAGCTGCTCGGCGGGCGGCTCACCGCCGGGCAGCGGCGCGGTGAGTGGGTGGTCAGCGCCAGGTTGCCGGTGGAGGGGGAGAAGTGA